The region TCGAAGTGATCCCGTGCAAGATCTGCGGAGACAAGTCCTCGGGGATCCACTACGGCGTTATCACCTGTGAAGGCTGCAAGGTGAGCCTGGGGACGCtcggggacacatggggacgGGTGCCAGAAGAGATGGGTGGCCGCAGGGGCTGGCAACACATTTCCCAACCCCTCCCTGTCCCGTGCAGGGTTTTTTCCGGAGGAGCCAGCAGAACAACGCCAGCTACTCCTGCTCCCGGCAGAGGAACTGCCTGATCGACCGCACCAACCGCAACCGCTGCCAGCACTGCCGCCTGCAGAAATGCCTGGCGCTGGGCATGTCCCGCGACGGTGAGTCCTGCCCGCGGTCCCCAGGGGTCTGTCCGTTCCCCCTCGGGGGGAGTTGGGCTGTCGGGGCCTGAGCTGCTTCCCCCAGGGGgccagaaaaaggaaaggagggttttggggagcaagaaatgcttttccatttttcacagGAAGATTTAAATAGATTCTGTTCCAGGgttggggtggggtggggggtgcaTCCAATGAGGTCCCTGCCCCACTCAAAGATcagacacccccaaaccacATGCTCCCCCAGGAGGCCAGACCAGGGAAAAGTGGGCTTTGGAGAGCAAgaaatgcttttgcattttctgcaggaaaatttaaatacagtatATTTGTAAAAGGTGGACTCAATTTCAAattgaaattactttgaaatggggttcatctttttgaaacaccctgtagtttTGGTTCTGTTCGACCCAGGGTCTGTCTGGGGTGGAGGTGCATCCAGTGAGGTCCCTGCCCCAAACTCAGGGCTCAGACACCCCCCAACCAGGCGCTCCCCCGGGAGCCGGGACCCGTCCCAGGGCAGGCGGGTGGTCTCTGTAGGTCGAAGCTGCCTTGACGTGACCCCCCCGTCCTCCCCGAGCAGCGGTGAAGTTCGGCCGCATGTCGAAGAAGCAGCGGGACAGCCTGTACGCCGAAGTGCAGAAgcaccagcagagccaggagcagagcggCGGCCCCAAGGATGAGCCCGAGCCCCTGAGCCGCGTCTACACCACCAGCGTCAGCAGCGGGCTCTCGGACCTGGACGACATCTCCACACTGTCCGACGGGCTCCTCTTCGACTTCCCCCTCACCCCCGAAGGCAGCAGCACCTACTACAACCTCGACCTGCTCACCTCGGCGCAGCCCTCGCCCGACCAGTCCAGCCTGGACGTGGCTGACGCGACGCTCATCAAGCAGGAGTCCATCTACGAGCTGATGCTGGAGCCGGCGCTGTTTGTGCACGGAGCGCTGGAGAGCGGCCAGCTGCCCGCCGACATCTCTGTCCTCGAGATCGGTGAGCGCCGGCGGGGTCCTGGCGCGGTGCTGGGTACACATGGGGCGTGCAGCCCTGGGGATGGTgttcatagaattgtagaatcattttggttggaaaagcccctcaagatcatcgagtctgaccataacccacccccggcactgccccgtgtcctgagaacctcatgtccgtctgtccaacccctccagggatggtgactccagcactgccctgggcagcctgttccaatgccccacagccctttggggaagaaattgttccccagatccagcctcaacctcccctggcgcaacttgaggccgtttcctctggtcctggtgcttgttcctggggagcagagcccgacccccctggctccaagctcctttcaggcaggtcagagatcagaaggtctcccctcagctcctgttctccaggttAAACATTTACGACTTACCTGTTGGTCGGCGCAGCCCTGGGCTCCTTGCAGGATGCATCCAGCCCCAGGTGCCCTCGCAGCGAGGGACCAACCCGTCCTCGGCTCTCGCGCAGCCCCAAGCCCGGCACTTCCTCCAGGCTGGGCGCTGATGGGGCGCAGTGCACCCGAGGTTGTGTGGATCGTCCCCTCCCCTGCCTTGGGGACAGCCCCTGATGCCTCGTCTGTCCTCGCACCCCTGTGACACCAGGTGTGAGCCCTCCTGCCCATCCAGCCCCCAACTGCAGCAGCCCCCCAGGACacccgagagagcacagtgtcaggtgtggggacaggagcctcaggaggggagattcaggctggacatgaggaaggaattgttggccctgagggtggtgagagcctggcccaggttggccagagaggtggtggctgaaccatccctggagacatcccaggccaggctggacggggctctgagcaacctgagctggtgcagatgtccctgcccatggcagggggggcactgggggggctgggaagggcccttcacACCCAGACTATTCTATGAGTCTGTGACGGGGGGCCAAGGGGTTCCCCAGGACTCACCACCCCCTGTCCCTTGCCTTGCAGACCGGGTGGCCCAGAACGTGGTGAAGTCGCACCTGGAGACGTGCCAGTACACGACGGAGGAGCTCAAGCACCTGGCCTGGAGCCTCTACTCCCCCGAGGAGGTCCgtgctctgcagagcaaggTGAGCGCCGCCGCCACGGCCAGAGCCACCGCAGCCCTCGGCAAGGCCGCCACTGTCCCCGGTGCTGTGCTGAGGAAGgcgaggaggatgaggagggtcttgtggtgctttgggggctgcaaAAGCCCAGTTTGGGGAGGATATGGGGGTGTGGGTGGCAGGTCACATCCtgggtgtccctgtgccaccaccCTTCGTGGGTGACATGGCACCTGGGTCACTTCCCTGCCCCGTGGagtggggacggggggacagcAGAGTCAAGGTGACAGGGTAGCAGCAAAGCTGAGGTGACGGGTGACAGGCAACCCTAAGGGACGTCCCCGCTGTGCCCGCAGAGCTGCGAGGCCATGTGGCAGCAGTGCTCGCTGCAGATCTCCAACGCCATCCAGTATGTGGTGGAGTTCGCCAAGCGCATCGATGGCTTCATGGAGCTCTGCCAGAACGACCAGATCATCCTCCTGAAAGCCGGTAAGAGCggggtccccaatgtccccctcgcgtccccgctgtccccctcACATCCGTGCCATCCCCTTTgcgtccccgctgtccccctcGCATCCTCGCCACCTCTCCCAAGCAGCAGCCGCAGTGCTGAAGGCAAATCCTGTCTTTTCTCTTGCCCAGAGCTTTCCTTTCGGGATGTCCCTGGGCTCGGTGTTGGTGTTTGGGGAGCAGGTGGTGGCTGGAAGGAGTTTAAGGTCGTTTTTAAGGGCGATGGTGCAGAGGGGGACgtggggagcagcagaagcTTTTCTTCATGATCACCCTTAACCAAATGTCACCCAGAAAGTGGGATGGAAAGGAGCACTGGGGGTTTCCCCAGGAAGAGGGGTGCTCACACCCACGTCCCCACCCATCCGTCTGCCCGGGCTGGTGATTCTATGCCCAGACAAGGGGACTGAATGTGCAAAAGCCCCAAAATGCCAAAAAATTGGAAAAGCTACTCAGTTTCTAAACTtttggggctggggagctgcgagcttcacaagggctgtgtGCCAGCATGCCGGTGGGGTGCTGCACCCCGAACGCAGAGCCGGCCGTGCCCGACACGCTGGAGTTTAACttgttctttcatttcttccttctgttttctttttatttattttgttttcacccTCTCCTCTCTCGGCGCTCCACCACAATCTCTGTGTCTGGCTATGAATGACCGGATAATGTGTCCCTTTGGTGAAATATCATCGTCAAAATtggaaacctttaaaaaaaaaaaaaaaaaaaattggatttaTTGGAATTTCTGCTCTTGGGAATGAACAATCTGGACTTCAAACttgcactgggggctttcctctttcttccattTGGCCCTGGGATGATGGAACCCGCgccctgccctgctctctcTGCCTACGCCAGGTTGCCTCGAGGTGCTCCTGATCCGCATGATCCGCGCGTTCAACCCCCTGAACAACACCGTCCTCTTCGAGGGGAAGTTTGGCAGCGTGCAGATGTTCAAGTCTCTTGGTAAGAGCCATTTTCCTACAGCTTTCTTGGGGTTCTCCTCTCCTTTCGATGCTCAGATGGGGCTAGGTTTACAGCCGGGTGAAGGGTGGCTGGGCGGGATCCCCGGGGGACAGGAGGGGGTGAGACCCTCACTGCGTTTGTCCCCAGTCCCATTTGGATCAGGTTGTGCACTGTGGTCTGGACCCGCTTTCTGCCCCAGCCCGAAGCCCAGCGATGCTGAGCATCCTGTGCTGGACCGCGCTCCTTCACCCGTCTCCTCTCCCAAAGCTTTCtgagggtgctgctggggtggtgggGTGCAGAGGTGCCACCAGGCAGCGCAGAGCTGTGACATGCGCCTCTTCTCTTCGCCGCTGTCCCCCATCAGGCTGTGACGATCTCATCGGCGCCATCTTCGAGCTGGGGAGGACCCTGTGCCGCCTGCAGCTGTCGGACGAGGAGCTCGCGCTCTTCACCGCCGCCGTCCTGCTGTCCCCGGGTGtgtggggacgggggggacactGGCTGGGGAATCATCGACTcgtttgtgttgcagggcccttcccagctccccagtgcccccctgccacgggcagggacatctgcaccagctcagggtgctcagagccccgtccagcctggcctgggatgtctccagggatggttcagccaccacctctctggccaacctgggccaggctctcaccaccctcagggcaacaattccttcctcatgtccagcctgaatctccctcctttagtttaaaaccatcactccttgttCTGTCTcgacaggccctgctcaaaagtccgTCCCCATCTTATCAGCCTCTTTTAGGTCCAGAAAAGCCACAGTAAGGTCTGCCCTGAGACCTCAGTAAGGTCTGGGCTTCCTTAGCTGCACTGTAACTCTCTGCCCAGAGTTCTGGTGCGCTATGCTCTTGATTGGATGCTTTTGGCCACGCTTGGCTGTTTTACGCTTAGATACAGAAAGAACATGTTTCTCTTGAGGCAAAATCAAGGGCACTGCTCTCGGGCAGCCCCAAGCCCGGCACTTCCTCCAGGCTGGGCGCTGATGGGGCGCAGCGCACCCGAGGTTGTGTGGATCGTCCCCTCCCCTGCCTTGGGGACAGCCCCTGATGCCTCGTCTGTCCTCGCACCCCTGTGACACCAGGTGTGAGCCCTCCTGCCCATCCAGCCCCCAACTGCAGCAGCCCCCCAGGACacccgagagagcacagtgtcaggtgtggggacaggagcctcaggaggggagattcaggctcTGGCCAACCCGagccaggctctcaccgccctcaggggaaaaaacttcctcatgtccagcctgaatctcccctcttttagtttcaaaccatcaccccctgtgctatcgcaacaggccctgctcacaagtctgtccccatctttcttccaAGTACGGGATGGTGAGGGGGGTCTAATGCCAAATCTGGGAGAGCTGATCCAGAAATCTCAGTGCTGCTTCCATGGTATACGATTTAAGTTATTCCCGGGAAAGGaggttggggaaaaaaatgcatctgaaaatgCACAAGGTGCATCTGCCAAACTTGGTGAGAGGAGGAGCCGTGTTCCCTCCGGCGGGGTGGAGGGGGGCCACCCGGCTGTGTCATTGTCCCCAAAACCATCCCAGGGAGCAGGGCGGGTTAAAATGGCAAGAGGCCACCACGCCGTGCTGGGTAGAGCCCCGCGGCAGCGCTGACCCGCTGTCCCCTGCAGATCGCCCGTGGCTGACGGAGTCAAAGAAGGTGCAGAAGCTGCAGGACAAGATCTACGTGGCCCTGCAGCACGAGATCCAGAAGAAACACTCGGCCGAGGACAAGCTCTCCAAGGTAGCAGCGCGGGGGCACGGAGGAGTCCgagctgtggctgtgcctgtgccGGAGCTCGTtagcaggttttggggggtgaGCCCTGGGACCTGCTGAAGGAGAATTTCTCTTCCCAAGGGCCGTGTGTCTCTGCCGCAGCGTCCTGTGCCATTGAGCTGGGCAGTGGCGTTTTGGGGTAAACAGCTGTTTTGGGAATGCTTTGGGCAGGACGGAGCTGGGATGGAgacaggggacactgggggactCCTCGCACCCTCCCCGGTGCTGGCTGTCCTGCGGAAAGACGTGGGTTTGGAGACAAGGCTGCCCAAAGATGGGGGAACTGCTGGTGTCTCCAGCACCACCCGCTTGTCCCCAAAGCCACCCGCTTGTCCCCAAAGGACGGGGAATGGTGGCATGAGGGATGCTGGCCAGGAAACCCAGTGGTCACCAGTTTCTTTCCCCATAGATGGTTTCCAAGCTGCCCTTGATGAAAACCATTTGCAACCTGCACTTGGACAAGCTGGAATTTTTCCGTCTCCTGCACCCAGAGACGGCCATGAACTTCCCACCCCTCTATAAAGAGGTTTTCAACTCGGAGCTGCAGTACAGCGACCCACGGGAGAGCTAAGGCTGGGATCTGCCGGCCCCCTTCGACTTGCCCAAAATTTGGAGATGAACTAAACTTCAGAGGTTTGGGGcaatttatttaaatcaaaTAATCAAACTCAAGAGAACCTGGGGGACTGGGGGATCTCCCCGGCCCCGTTTCCTCGCTATGGATTGCAATAGCTCTTGAATGTAAAGCACCTTGAAGGAAAAAGCGAACGGACTTTGCCATACCGGTGAAATGAATGTGAAATCTCCGCTCGGGAGAGGAGATGCTCCCGGCGGTGGAAAGGGACCGAGTCCTCCCTGCGGTGCCGGGGCAGCGCACGCCATGCACACGCCAGCAGCACGGCCCTTCCCACTGTCCTGGCTGCACTCtccatctcttctttttaattattattattttttaattattatttttattttattttttacccaAACACAAGGCATGGGATAAAGAAGGGGCAATGCACACTCGGCCGAATAGGGGTGAGCCGGGCTGGTGGGGACAGCTCTGGGCTGGAGCCAACGGGAGGGCGAAGGCAGCGCCTTTGCTTTATTCCTTCTCCCATGGGTGCAGCGAGCCCACGGGGTGACCTCATGAGCTTGGTTGAGAAAGACTGGGGAAGAACTGAGCGCAGGATTTCCCCGGGGAGGAGGCTGGTTTGAGAGAGAGGGTGCCCAGCGCGGCAGGGTCTCCATGTGCTCCATCACGGCAGTTTCCCAAATGCCAGCTCCCCGTCCCGCTGGGCTTTTCAGAGCCGATTCGGGAAGACGACCCACCTCGCACCACTTTCCCGCATCCCAAGAGATTTCTAAGACGGGCTTTGCCCTTGTGACCATGGCCAAATCCTGGCTGCTCGGGCCCAGGGCGCAGGGGCTcggtgcctgtccccacgtgcCGCCGCAGGCTGTGTCTCTTTGCTGTCACCTGTAGTTTTCTTATCAACAACGGTGAAACTCTGTCCCGTGGCTTGGTGCCCAGGGGAGGTTTTGTGGCCTTTCCTCTGCCCAGCCCACCGCCGGGTCCCCTCCTCCCGCACTGCAACTGCCACCACGGCTGCTGTCACAGGTTGTTGGACCCAGGATTTTACCCCCAGGGAACTGTTATTTTGGGGTCTGTTCTCAATTTAGCAGGACCTGAGGTCTTCTGAAGTGGAGAAACTGACATTTGGGgacaaagggaagagaaaagtcCTTATTCCTTGCCCGGGAAGTC is a window of Caloenas nicobarica isolate bCalNic1 chromosome 27, bCalNic1.hap1, whole genome shotgun sequence DNA encoding:
- the LOC135999037 gene encoding nuclear receptor ROR-beta-like, with amino-acid sequence MRAQIEVIPCKICGDKSSGIHYGVITCEGCKGFFRRSQQNNASYSCSRQRNCLIDRTNRNRCQHCRLQKCLALGMSRDAVKFGRMSKKQRDSLYAEVQKHQQSQEQSGGPKDEPEPLSRVYTTSVSSGLSDLDDISTLSDGLLFDFPLTPEGSSTYYNLDLLTSAQPSPDQSSLDVADATLIKQESIYELMLEPALFVHGALESGQLPADISVLEIDRVAQNVVKSHLETCQYTTEELKHLAWSLYSPEEVRALQSKSCEAMWQQCSLQISNAIQYVVEFAKRIDGFMELCQNDQIILLKAGCLEVLLIRMIRAFNPLNNTVLFEGKFGSVQMFKSLGCDDLIGAIFELGRTLCRLQLSDEELALFTAAVLLSPDRPWLTESKKVQKLQDKIYVALQHEIQKKHSAEDKLSKMVSKLPLMKTICNLHLDKLEFFRLLHPETAMNFPPLYKEVFNSELQYSDPRES